The proteins below come from a single Streptococcus porcinus genomic window:
- a CDS encoding manganese-dependent inorganic pyrophosphatase — translation MSKVFVFGHQNPDTDAIASSYAFAYLAKKAYGMDAEVVALGTPNEETNFALKSFGVTAPRLVESAQAEGVDTVILTDHNEFQQSIADITDVTIYGVVDHHRVANFETANPLFMRVEPVGSASSIVYRMYKENNLEVPKEIAGLLLSGLISDTLLLKSPTTHATDHKVAEELAALAQVNLEEYGMDLLKAGTNLASKSEAELIDIDAKTFELNGSPVRVAQVNTVDIAEVLERQEAIEAAIMEAIAKEGYSDFVLMITDIVNSNSEILAIGSNMDKVEAAFNFTLENNHAFLAGAVSRKKQVVPQLTESFGN, via the coding sequence ATGTCTAAAGTTTTCGTTTTTGGTCATCAAAACCCAGATACAGATGCTATTGCATCATCCTATGCTTTTGCCTATCTAGCAAAAAAAGCCTATGGTATGGATGCTGAAGTAGTAGCGCTTGGAACACCGAATGAAGAAACAAATTTTGCACTTAAAAGTTTTGGAGTTACAGCACCTCGCCTTGTTGAATCTGCTCAAGCTGAGGGCGTTGATACAGTTATCTTAACAGATCACAATGAATTTCAACAATCAATTGCAGATATTACAGATGTTACTATATATGGTGTCGTTGACCACCACAGAGTAGCTAATTTTGAAACAGCTAATCCATTATTTATGCGAGTTGAGCCTGTAGGATCAGCATCTTCTATTGTTTATCGTATGTACAAAGAAAATAATTTAGAAGTGCCAAAAGAAATTGCAGGCTTGCTCCTATCAGGACTGATTTCAGATACTCTCCTTTTAAAATCACCGACAACACATGCCACTGACCATAAAGTCGCAGAAGAATTAGCTGCGTTAGCTCAAGTGAACTTAGAAGAATACGGAATGGATCTTCTCAAAGCAGGCACCAACTTAGCAAGTAAATCTGAAGCAGAGCTTATTGACATTGATGCTAAAACTTTTGAATTAAACGGAAGCCCTGTACGTGTCGCCCAAGTTAACACAGTTGATATTGCTGAAGTCTTAGAGCGTCAAGAAGCAATTGAAGCAGCAATTATGGAAGCTATTGCTAAGGAAGGCTACTCTGACTTTGTCTTAATGATTACCGACATTGTTAACTCAAATTCAGAAATCTTAGCAATTGGTAGCAACATGGATAAAGTTGAGGCTGCTTTTAACTTCACACTAGAAAATAATCATGCTTTTCTAGCAGGAGCTGTATCACGTAAAAAACAAGTGGTCCCACAATTAACAGAAAGCTTTGGAAACTAA
- a CDS encoding ABC transporter ATP-binding protein, whose protein sequence is MSTIQAKNMTVQCDQKTIIKELSLNLVTQKMTTIIGANGCGKSTLLKALTRILPHASGSVLIDGQDISSLPTKEIAKKLALLPQSQEASPGINVYELVSYGRYPHLNHMGHLSQEDHRIINWALSMTKLTDFADHCVDALSGGQKQRVWIAMALAQDTDTIFLDEPTTYLDLNHQLEVLDLLKELQVTSHKTIIMVLHDLNLSARYSDYMIAMKDGKIINQGSVSEIMTPRNIENIFAIDAQIVEDPIHHCPIMLTYQLI, encoded by the coding sequence ATGTCAACCATTCAGGCAAAAAATATGACTGTTCAATGTGATCAAAAAACAATTATTAAAGAGTTATCATTGAATCTAGTCACTCAAAAAATGACAACAATTATTGGTGCTAATGGTTGTGGTAAATCAACTTTGCTTAAAGCACTTACAAGGATTCTTCCTCATGCATCTGGTAGTGTTTTGATTGACGGTCAAGATATTAGTTCACTTCCTACCAAAGAGATCGCCAAAAAATTAGCCTTGTTGCCTCAATCTCAAGAAGCTTCTCCAGGTATAAACGTCTACGAACTCGTGTCTTACGGCCGCTATCCACACCTTAATCACATGGGCCATCTCAGTCAAGAAGACCATCGTATTATTAACTGGGCCTTATCAATGACGAAGCTGACAGACTTCGCTGATCACTGTGTTGACGCCCTATCGGGTGGCCAAAAACAGCGGGTTTGGATTGCTATGGCCCTAGCCCAAGATACTGATACCATTTTTTTGGATGAACCAACTACCTATTTAGATTTAAATCATCAGTTAGAGGTTTTAGACTTACTAAAAGAACTACAAGTCACTTCACATAAAACCATTATTATGGTTCTACATGATTTAAATTTATCAGCACGTTATTCCGACTATATGATTGCTATGAAAGATGGCAAGATTATTAATCAAGGTAGTGTTTCAGAAATAATGACGCCACGTAATATTGAAAATATATTCGCTATTGATGCTCAAATTGTGGAAGACCCTATCCATCACTGTCCTATTATGTTGACCTATCAACTAATATAA
- the pflA gene encoding pyruvate formate-lyase-activating protein, whose amino-acid sequence MTEIDYGQVTGMIHSTESFGSVDGPGIRFIIFMQGCKMRCQYCHNPDTWEMETNNSKERTVNDVLKEALNYKHFWGKTGGITVSGGEAMLQIDFITALFIEAKKYGVHTTLDTCGFTYRATPQYHAKLEKLLAVTDLVLLDIKEIDADQHKIVTKQSNKNILLFAQYLSDKGIPVWIRHVLVPGLTDIDEHLERLGAFVATLKNVDKFEILPYHTMGEFKWRELGIPYPLEGVKPPTKERVQNAKAIMKTESYTEYMNRIHKV is encoded by the coding sequence ATGACTGAAATAGATTATGGGCAAGTTACTGGAATGATCCACTCAACTGAAAGTTTCGGTTCAGTTGATGGCCCAGGAATTCGTTTTATCATTTTTATGCAAGGCTGTAAAATGCGTTGTCAATATTGCCACAATCCTGATACTTGGGAAATGGAGACCAACAATTCCAAAGAACGTACAGTTAATGATGTTTTAAAAGAAGCTCTAAATTATAAACATTTCTGGGGTAAAACTGGAGGCATTACAGTTTCTGGTGGGGAGGCAATGTTACAGATTGATTTTATCACGGCTCTGTTTATTGAAGCTAAAAAGTATGGTGTCCATACCACCCTTGACACCTGTGGTTTTACTTATCGAGCGACTCCACAATATCATGCTAAGTTAGAAAAACTATTGGCTGTTACAGATTTGGTCTTACTGGACATAAAAGAAATTGATGCGGACCAGCATAAAATCGTGACTAAACAGTCCAATAAAAATATCTTGTTATTTGCTCAATACCTTTCAGACAAAGGCATTCCGGTATGGATTCGCCATGTTTTGGTACCAGGATTAACCGATATAGATGAACATTTGGAACGATTAGGCGCTTTTGTAGCAACCTTAAAGAATGTGGATAAGTTTGAAATTCTTCCCTACCATACTATGGGAGAATTCAAATGGCGTGAGCTGGGAATCCCTTACCCACTAGAAGGGGTGAAGCCTCCGACTAAAGAAAGGGTTCAAAATGCAAAAGCGATTATGAAGACGGAATCCTACACGGAGTATATGAACCGTATCCATAAAGTATAA
- a CDS encoding UDP-N-acetylmuramoyl-L-alanyl-D-glutamate--L-lysine ligase, with product MIRIETIIDLLKGDKNFREVIAEDSYYYHYTGLNFAKLSYDSRDADNQTLFFVKGANFKAEYLQSALNQGLQAYISEVDYEVGIPAIIVNDIKHAMSIIAMAFYDNPQDKLKLLAFTGTKGKTTSAYFAYHILKQSHKTAMLSTMNTTLDGQTFFKSQLTTPESLDLFKMMAECVSNGMTHLIMEVSSQAYLVGRVYGLTFDVGVFLNISPDHIGPIEHPNFEDYFYHKRLLMENSRAVIINSDMDHFHILKEQVAKQDHDFYGQASDNRITDSQAFTFNATGKLAGNYRTLLIGRFNQENAIAAGLACLRLGASYEDIQKGIAQTTVPGRMEVLNHPCGAKVFVDYAHNGDSLEKLVSVVEEHQKGQITLIIGSTGNKGESRRADFAKVINNHPNLSVILTADDPNFEDPQTISEEIASYVSRQLTIEVDREQAIKLGLQSCQKEEDALIVAGKGADAYQIVNGQKTDYAGDYTIAKTFIKTLN from the coding sequence ATGATAAGAATTGAAACAATTATTGATTTATTAAAGGGTGACAAAAATTTTCGTGAGGTCATTGCAGAAGATAGCTACTACTATCACTATACTGGTTTAAACTTTGCAAAACTCAGTTATGATAGCCGTGATGCAGATAATCAGACCTTATTTTTTGTAAAAGGAGCTAACTTTAAGGCAGAGTACCTCCAATCAGCACTAAATCAGGGCTTACAAGCTTATATTTCTGAAGTGGACTATGAAGTCGGTATTCCAGCAATTATTGTTAATGACATCAAGCATGCCATGTCTATTATTGCGATGGCTTTTTATGATAACCCACAAGATAAACTTAAGTTGTTAGCATTTACAGGAACTAAAGGCAAAACGACTTCAGCTTATTTTGCTTACCATATTTTAAAGCAATCTCATAAGACAGCTATGCTATCCACAATGAATACTACTTTGGATGGGCAGACTTTTTTCAAGTCACAATTAACAACACCTGAAAGCTTGGACCTTTTCAAAATGATGGCTGAATGTGTTTCTAATGGCATGACCCACTTGATTATGGAAGTTTCCAGCCAGGCCTATCTGGTTGGTCGGGTTTATGGTCTGACTTTTGATGTCGGGGTTTTCCTAAATATTAGTCCAGACCACATTGGACCAATTGAACATCCTAACTTTGAAGACTATTTTTACCACAAACGTCTTTTGATGGAAAATAGTCGTGCAGTTATTATTAATAGCGATATGGATCATTTCCACATCCTAAAAGAGCAAGTAGCCAAACAAGATCATGATTTTTATGGACAAGCATCTGATAATCGTATCACTGATAGTCAGGCTTTTACATTTAATGCCACTGGTAAATTAGCAGGTAACTACAGAACACTCCTGATTGGACGCTTTAATCAAGAAAATGCTATTGCTGCTGGTTTAGCCTGCTTGCGTTTAGGAGCAAGCTACGAGGATATTCAAAAGGGGATTGCACAGACAACTGTCCCCGGCAGGATGGAAGTCCTCAACCACCCTTGCGGTGCAAAAGTTTTTGTTGACTATGCTCACAACGGAGATAGCCTAGAAAAACTTGTTTCTGTGGTTGAAGAGCATCAAAAAGGTCAGATTACATTAATAATTGGTTCCACTGGCAATAAAGGGGAGAGCCGACGTGCTGATTTCGCCAAAGTGATTAATAACCATCCAAACTTATCAGTTATTCTAACAGCTGATGATCCAAACTTTGAAGATCCTCAAACTATTTCAGAAGAAATTGCTAGCTACGTCTCTCGTCAACTTACAATTGAAGTAGACCGTGAACAAGCTATCAAACTTGGATTGCAATCATGTCAAAAAGAAGAGGATGCCCTTATTGTCGCTGGTAAAGGGGCAGATGCTTACCAAATTGTTAACGGCCAAAAAACAGACTATGCCGGTGATTATACCATTGCTAAAACTTTTATAAAAACCTTAAATTAA
- a CDS encoding DUF1803 domain-containing protein, whose product MLIVINPNKTTKQVFFKDLINYLYQHTNVTLRQLKKAFPDVRHLDRYLDLYIEETYILRDERRYYLNLPLLKTTEGLQLDSMVFVDNETPIYQELQELVFETRLANKTNDLIIIERTEFARDTLTLSNYFYKLEKGYSLSTEQNKLYQIIGDVNPDYALKYLSTFLMKFIRKDLILQKRPDVFCQTLLELNYLQEKEEYKYQLNGKLDQVSLHYVAPKKLDYHDNSPL is encoded by the coding sequence ATGTTAATTGTAATTAATCCTAATAAGACAACCAAGCAAGTTTTCTTCAAAGATCTAATCAACTATCTTTATCAGCATACAAATGTCACTTTACGGCAGCTCAAAAAAGCATTTCCCGATGTAAGACATTTAGATAGGTACTTGGACCTTTATATTGAGGAAACTTACATTTTAAGAGATGAGCGTCGTTATTATTTGAATCTTCCACTTCTTAAGACCACAGAAGGGCTACAGCTTGATAGCATGGTGTTTGTAGATAATGAAACTCCTATTTACCAAGAACTTCAAGAACTAGTTTTTGAGACTAGGCTAGCTAATAAAACTAATGATCTTATCATTATAGAACGAACTGAGTTTGCTAGAGATACATTAACCCTATCCAATTATTTTTATAAATTAGAAAAAGGCTATTCTTTATCCACGGAACAAAACAAACTGTATCAGATCATAGGGGATGTTAATCCAGACTATGCCTTAAAATATCTGAGCACATTTTTAATGAAGTTTATTCGCAAAGATTTGATCTTACAAAAAAGGCCAGATGTTTTCTGTCAAACGCTTTTAGAGCTTAATTATTTGCAGGAAAAAGAGGAATATAAATACCAATTAAATGGAAAATTGGACCAAGTCTCTCTTCACTATGTAGCGCCAAAAAAGCTTGACTATCATGATAACAGTCCGCTTTAA
- a CDS encoding iron-hydroxamate ABC transporter substrate-binding protein: protein MKKIFRLLPLLIACLLMVACSTQTEKTDQDKLKISQMPKISGFTYKGQIPENPKRVVSLASTYTGYLAKLNINLVGITSYDPKNPVLKKYIKGAKVVSPTDLEAITALKPDLIIVGSNEEKRDQLAQIAPLISVEYRKHDYLQVFSDFGKVFNKTKETDKWLKDWTHKTKNLAKEVKAVTGKEATFTVMGLFEKEIYLFGKDWGRGGEIIHQAFGYKAPAKVEKDVFPKGYLSISREVLPDYIGDYVIVAAEDRKTGSALYESDMWKNLPAVKAKHVIKVNANTFYFTDPLSLEYELKTLKKAILENKN from the coding sequence ATGAAAAAAATCTTTAGGTTGTTGCCCCTTTTAATTGCTTGTTTACTCATGGTAGCTTGCTCAACGCAGACAGAAAAAACTGATCAAGATAAGCTGAAAATCTCACAAATGCCAAAAATTTCTGGTTTTACTTATAAAGGTCAGATTCCTGAGAATCCTAAACGTGTAGTGAGTTTAGCTTCTACTTACACAGGTTACTTGGCTAAGTTAAACATTAACCTTGTAGGTATCACTTCTTACGATCCAAAAAATCCAGTATTGAAGAAATACATTAAGGGAGCAAAAGTTGTTTCTCCAACTGATTTAGAAGCAATCACAGCTTTAAAACCTGACTTAATCATTGTTGGCTCAAATGAAGAAAAACGCGACCAACTGGCTCAAATTGCACCCTTAATTTCAGTCGAATACCGTAAACATGACTATCTGCAAGTCTTCTCAGACTTTGGTAAAGTTTTTAATAAAACTAAAGAAACCGATAAATGGTTAAAAGATTGGACTCACAAAACAAAAAACTTAGCTAAAGAGGTCAAAGCTGTAACAGGTAAAGAAGCTACCTTTACCGTGATGGGACTCTTTGAAAAAGAAATCTATCTTTTCGGAAAAGATTGGGGACGTGGCGGTGAAATCATTCATCAAGCCTTCGGCTATAAAGCCCCAGCTAAAGTTGAAAAAGATGTTTTTCCAAAAGGTTACCTATCTATCTCTCGAGAAGTTTTACCTGACTATATCGGAGATTATGTAATAGTAGCTGCTGAAGATAGAAAAACAGGTTCTGCTCTTTATGAGAGTGATATGTGGAAAAATCTTCCTGCTGTCAAAGCAAAACACGTCATAAAAGTTAATGCCAACACCTTCTACTTCACTGACCCTCTATCTTTAGAATATGAGTTAAAAACTCTTAAAAAAGCAATCCTCGAAAACAAAAACTAA
- a CDS encoding FecCD family ABC transporter permease: MVLKNSRMSQQKRDFFLLFTLISFTFLVILYLSLRFGAKSMTHQELMQVLLHQSSNQKQVTIIWDMRLPRIFAAILVGAALAVSGALMQAVTRNPIADTGLLGINSGAGLALVIAYALFHHLHYSVIILVCLSGSILASIIIFSLSYRVGKGYQQLRLILAGAMVSTLLSALGRAITNYFHLANAIIGWQAGGLVGTNWQMLAYIAPIILLSLIAVQLLAYQLSILSLSETQSKALGQSTTKLTIIFLGLVLLLASASVAIAGSIAFVGLIIPHLIKNYLPQNYQLSLPLIAFAGATFLLAVDLICRTMNPPFETPLTAIIGFLGFPAFLWLVRKGGKA, from the coding sequence ATGGTCTTGAAAAATTCACGCATGTCTCAACAAAAAAGAGACTTTTTCCTTCTTTTTACCCTTATCAGTTTCACTTTTTTGGTGATCCTTTATTTAAGCCTCCGTTTTGGAGCTAAATCAATGACTCATCAAGAATTGATGCAAGTTTTACTCCATCAATCTTCTAACCAAAAGCAAGTGACTATCATATGGGATATGAGATTGCCAAGAATTTTTGCTGCCATTCTTGTTGGTGCGGCCTTGGCTGTATCAGGAGCCTTAATGCAAGCTGTTACGCGAAACCCTATTGCTGATACAGGCTTATTGGGGATTAATAGCGGAGCTGGACTAGCACTTGTCATTGCTTACGCACTTTTTCATCATCTCCATTACTCAGTCATTATCTTAGTCTGTTTATCAGGTTCTATCCTTGCTAGCATCATTATCTTTAGTCTCTCCTATCGGGTGGGAAAAGGTTACCAGCAATTAAGATTAATACTGGCTGGTGCTATGGTATCAACTCTCTTGTCAGCATTAGGCCGAGCAATCACTAATTATTTTCATTTAGCTAATGCAATTATTGGTTGGCAAGCTGGAGGTTTGGTCGGAACTAATTGGCAGATGTTAGCCTATATTGCACCGATTATCCTTCTTTCTTTGATTGCCGTTCAACTATTAGCTTATCAGTTATCCATATTAAGTCTAAGTGAAACTCAGTCAAAAGCCCTTGGGCAATCAACAACTAAGCTCACAATTATTTTTTTAGGATTGGTCTTACTCTTAGCTTCAGCTTCGGTAGCTATTGCAGGAAGTATCGCTTTTGTTGGTTTGATTATTCCACATCTCATTAAAAACTATCTTCCCCAAAATTATCAACTAAGTTTGCCCTTGATTGCTTTTGCAGGAGCAACTTTTCTCTTAGCTGTTGATTTAATTTGTCGAACGATGAATCCTCCCTTCGAAACACCGCTTACTGCAATTATTGGCTTTTTAGGATTCCCAGCATTTTTATGGCTAGTTAGAAAAGGGGGTAAGGCATGA
- a CDS encoding phage tail protein, translating to MSYLVNFKEVETNLLEESPVKDVLAGLRANEARYFWNKYKLAYEVFTTEEKPHILPFIEKVLEEREMTFPYKALCVSQMEVDGILWSHVYYDNGLAVNVLYTIEEGGKRAVGFKLSNGIEIPKEFEGKFKFARQRSKLAGEIRGSFFVIKGDYL from the coding sequence ATGTCATATCTTGTTAATTTTAAAGAAGTTGAGACTAATTTATTAGAAGAAAGTCCTGTTAAAGATGTTTTAGCAGGCTTAAGAGCAAATGAAGCGCGCTACTTCTGGAATAAATACAAACTTGCATATGAGGTCTTTACGACTGAGGAAAAACCTCACATTTTACCATTTATTGAGAAAGTGTTAGAAGAGCGGGAAATGACTTTTCCATATAAAGCCCTCTGTGTTTCGCAAATGGAAGTGGATGGTATTTTATGGTCACATGTCTATTATGATAATGGCTTGGCAGTAAATGTTCTTTACACCATAGAAGAAGGTGGAAAGCGTGCAGTTGGTTTTAAACTATCAAATGGCATTGAAATTCCAAAAGAATTTGAAGGTAAGTTTAAATTTGCAAGACAACGTTCTAAATTAGCTGGTGAAATTCGTGGTAGCTTTTTTGTCATTAAAGGTGACTATTTGTAA
- a CDS encoding FecCD family ABC transporter permease — translation MKHLNKVQLILLLTLLVIFLSILTLGIGDSSFSLKAISNLILGKADSTTVFILTKIRLPRLLAALFGGASLALSGNILQTLTKNPLADSGILGINAGAGIVIAIFTAFGFLEMSTSLYSLPFFAMIGSGLSVTLVYHMSHIKNRPLNPVTLIITGVGLSMMLSSLMIALVGNVNRYKTDYIVTWLSGHITGDDWPTLKIILPLLIILWLVSYWQAYQLNLMNLSDDMSITLGFQLRKERRLSLILSSSLAALSVVLVGNIAFVGLMAGHLSRRLAGEDHRLNLPTSFLLGMLLMLIADTITRVFLVGSNIPTGILVSIIGAPYFLYLMIKTKN, via the coding sequence ATGAAACATCTTAATAAAGTTCAGCTAATTCTGCTTTTAACTTTGCTTGTTATTTTCTTGAGTATCCTTACTCTTGGAATTGGTGATTCTAGCTTCTCACTTAAAGCCATTAGCAATCTTATTTTAGGGAAAGCTGATTCGACAACAGTATTTATTCTAACAAAGATACGATTACCTCGTCTGCTAGCAGCACTTTTTGGTGGAGCATCCCTAGCACTATCTGGTAATATTCTACAGACACTAACCAAGAACCCTTTAGCAGATTCTGGCATTCTAGGAATTAATGCTGGAGCTGGTATTGTAATTGCTATTTTCACTGCCTTTGGATTTCTAGAGATGTCGACATCTCTTTATTCCTTACCTTTTTTTGCGATGATTGGATCAGGCCTTTCTGTGACCCTAGTCTATCACATGTCCCACATCAAAAATAGACCTCTAAACCCAGTGACTCTAATCATTACAGGCGTTGGACTTTCTATGATGCTCTCTAGTCTTATGATTGCTTTAGTTGGAAATGTTAATCGTTATAAAACCGACTATATCGTCACTTGGTTAAGCGGACACATCACTGGAGATGATTGGCCAACTCTCAAAATTATCTTGCCTCTTCTTATTATTCTATGGTTAGTTAGTTATTGGCAGGCTTACCAGTTAAATCTTATGAATCTATCTGACGACATGTCAATTACTTTAGGTTTTCAATTAAGAAAAGAGCGTCGACTTTCACTAATTTTATCAAGTAGCCTTGCTGCCTTGAGTGTGGTTTTAGTTGGTAACATTGCCTTTGTTGGTTTAATGGCTGGCCACCTGAGTCGTCGACTCGCAGGTGAGGATCATCGCTTAAATTTACCAACAAGTTTTTTGCTTGGAATGCTTCTTATGCTTATTGCTGATACTATCACAAGAGTTTTCCTTGTTGGTTCTAATATCCCTACGGGTATTTTGGTTTCCATCATTGGTGCCCCTTATTTTCTTTATTTAATGATAAAAACTAAAAACTAA